DNA sequence from the Methanococcus maripaludis genome:
ACGAGATATAATTTCAATAATGTTAAAATATTGAAAGATAAATCAAAACTTTATGAAAAATCCGATTTGAATTCAAATAAGCATATAGATTTGAAAAAAATTAAAAATAAAGAATATATGAAAGAGAATTATCAAGAAGTTAAATTTGAAGAAAATAAAAACATCAAAGGAGATTTCTCCCATAATAAAAACTCAAATTTGTATTTAGAGAATTTGAGTGGGAAGAAAATCGTTGTTAGGGGGAATAAGGGATTTATCAAAAACGGAAAATCAAAATCTATAAATAATATAATCCAAATGGGTGAGAAATATCACCTCAATGAAATAACGGGAACAAAATATGGTGCATTTAAGAAATTAACAAGAAATAATAAAGTTTATCAACAAAAAAAGACCGTTAAAAGTGACAATCATTTAAATATAAATGATATTAGAAATAATAAAATAAAACCAGTTGGAGAAATTGAAATCACCGAGTTTGGAACCAATGAAGGATTGAAAGGAAACAATATAATAAATCTTGGTGAAAATACCGGATACGTTTCTGAAATTCAAATAAATGGTGTTGGATTGTCAAAACACAATTTCAATACTCCAATGAAGAAAAACGGTTTTATTAAAAGAGATGGATTCAAGAAAACAAATCAGAAAATCTATGAATGGAAAGAAAACGGTCAAGGAACGAAGATAATAAATGAAGAAATAATTCAAAATAGAAATTTTGCATTGAAATCACAGAAAAGAAATTCAAATACAATTAAATTCAATATTAAAAATCAAATTATCGAAAAAGAAGTTTCAAAAAGTCCAAAAGCACCAAAAACAAGTTTAAATAAAACATTTAAAGAAACTAAACCGATTTCAAAATCAAAACAAACAATACAAGTTTCAAAAACAAATAAAAATAAAATAAATACAAAAATTACAACTAAAACAAAAACAAGAACTCCAACGCTTATTAAAAGTAAAAAGAACATCAAATCAATTAATAATAATTTAAAAATCAAAAATCCGATGAAAAAATTAAATCCAAAAGGAAAAAAAATTAAAAATCCAAATAACTTGAAATACCCAATCGGTATGGGAACAATGGGAATTGGTGTCAACTTAGGGTTGAATTCAAAAAATAGACAAAAGAATTTGGCAAAACCATTCTTAAATACAAAAGCAAATAATTTAAGAAAACAAAAGGTTTCAGATATTCAAAGAATGAAAGTGGGAACAACTTCCCCACAAATCCAAAGATTGAAAACTGATACCATTCAGATTTCAGATATTGGAAGTTTGGGTGGTGTATTGATTGATAGAATCGATCCGGTCGATGTTCCAATTATTAAATCAATTTCAAGAAGTGACACAAATCCAATTTCCACAAAAGGAAATTCAAAAAGAAAAAATAATAAAATTAGAAAAACTCAAAAAGAAATTAAAAATATTAAAAAATGGAATATCGGTGGATTTGGATCCGCGTTTTTGAAATAATTATTATCTTTTTTTACATTTTTTTAATAAAATTTACAAATATTGTTTTTAACGTTTTCTTTTAATAATTTAAATGTTTTAAATGAATTCTTTTAATTATTTTATATTTTCATCATGTTTGTGGTGTGAATCGGTAGGCGTTCACATTCATATTTGTGATAGAAATTACTTTTTTTTAGAAAATTTTTTATATTGGTGTGAGTTGTATATATCATAATATATATACTTATCGAAAGATTTATATAGTATTAGTTTCAAAGACTTATAATGTAAGGATGTGTGTATATTGACATACAGGTGATGTAAGTTTGGAAAGAATAGGAAATGATGGAAACTTAATTGAAGAGTTCTACTACACGATCCCACAAATCGCGAAATTCTATAATGTTTCAAATTCTACTATTAGGAGTCTAATTAAGGAGAAAAAATTGAAAGGTCAAAAGATAGGGAAAAATTATAGAATTCTTGGAAAAAATTTTAACGAATATTTATTTAATCAAAATAAATTTTAAAATGGAAGAACAATTGGATTTTTCCGGTGGTGATAAGTGTTTATCAATTATGAATTGTACAATGTACGTCAGATAGCAGATAGATTTAATTTAACTCCACAGGCAATTTATTATTGGATTAGATGTGGAAAATTACACTATTCAAAAAAGAATAATCGATATTCCGTGTTGGGTTATTCGATAAATCAGATAATACGAGAAAAAAATTGGAAAAAAAGAAATCAAGAATTTAAGAAAAATAAAAAATTTAAAATAAAAAATAATTTTCAAAAAAATAATTTAAAAATCGAAAGAACTTCTTATCATTTAAAAACGTTGCAAAGGGCAACAGGTGGTGAGAATTAGATACGTTGGTCAAAAAACGGTAGAGAAAAAGTCTATTGATGAAAAAATTTTAACATTAAAAAATAAAAAAGTATCATACAATATAATTTATAATAAAAATAAAGAAAGAATTAACTTTAATTTCAAAAAAATGGAAGAATTATTGGAAGAATTGCAAAAAAAACTAAATGTAACGGAATTGAGTTCAAACGATTTAAAAATTACAAAAAAAGAATTATTAAAAGTATATTCGAATTATTTGACCTTAACGGAGAAAGAAAAAAGAATTTTTGAATTAAAAACGGAA
Encoded proteins:
- a CDS encoding helix-turn-helix domain-containing protein encodes the protein MERIGNDGNLIEEFYYTIPQIAKFYNVSNSTIRSLIKEKKLKGQKIGKNYRILGKNFNEYLFNQNKF